One genomic window of Nicotiana sylvestris chromosome 10, ASM39365v2, whole genome shotgun sequence includes the following:
- the LOC138879203 gene encoding uncharacterized protein, whose translation MTSNKVQENDEVRIDIEDNVEETQEEVNPSREHIVDILESVAPKAKAPMPRSPPLYPQRLSNHNSKNQFKKLIDMMKSMSINVPLVEALEQMPGYAKFMKELVTKKRSMNCETIKMTHQMSAIVHSMTPKLEDLDAFIIPCTIGSTDFAKALYDLGRPLDIIDDVLVRVDKFILPADFVILYCEVDYEVPIILGRPFLATGKALVDVEAGELTFRMGDEKVVFHVCKSMRQPNSNEVCSFVDLVTDTIIDDASATINIEDTLEAVLLNLDDDE comes from the exons ATGACAAGCAATAAAGTGCAAGAAAATGAtgaggtgagaattgatattgaaGACAACGTGGAGGAGACTCAAGAagaagtgaacccgtctagggagcaCATTGTTGACATACTGGAATCGGTAGcgccaaaggctaaggcaccaatgccaAGGTCTCCTCCTCTATACCCTCAAAGGCTTTCCAATCACAATAGCAagaaccaattcaaaaagttgattgacatgatgaagagtatGTCTATTAATGTACCATTGGTTGAGGCCTTGGAGCAAATGCCTggttatgcaaagttcatgaaggaaTTGGTTACCAAGAAGAGGTCGATGAATTGTGAGACTATCAAGATGACACATCAAATGAGTGCTATTGTGCACTCAATGACTCCAAAATTGGAAGATCTCGATGCTTTCATAATCCCTTGCACTATTGGGAGCACTGATTTTGCCAAAGCTCTATATGATCTAGGG AGACCATTGGATATTATAGATGATGTGTTGGTTCGTGTTGACAAGTTCATCCTCCCGGCGGACTTTGTGATTCTttattgtgaagtggactatgaggtgcctattattttgggtagacctttccttgctacggggaaggctcttGTTGATGTTGAAGCTGGTGAGCTCACCTTCCGtatgggtgatgaaaaggtggtcttccatgtgtgcaaatctatgaggcaaccaaatagcaatgaAGTTTGTTCGTTCGTGGACTTGGTGACTGATACGATTATTGATGATGCTAGTGCCACAATTAATATTGAGGATACTTTGGAGGCCGTTTTGCTCAACCTTGATGATGATGAGTAG